Proteins found in one Populus alba chromosome 14, ASM523922v2, whole genome shotgun sequence genomic segment:
- the LOC118040630 gene encoding peptidyl-prolyl cis-trans isomerase FKBP62 isoform X1, translating to MEEDFEFPTGSNNMELEDEMDMGMPDPDEAVIKVGEEKEIGKNGLKKKLVKEGEGWDTPSAGDEVEVHYTGTLVDGTQFDSSRERGTPFKFKLGQGQVIKGWDEGIKTMKKGENAVFTIPPELAYGESGSPPTIPPNATLQFDVELLSWTSVKDICKDGGIFKKIIVEGEKWDNPKDLDEVFVKYEARLENGTVVSQSDGVEFTVGEGYFCPALAKAVKTMKKGEKVLLTVKPQYGFGENGRTAAGDEGAVPPNATLEIMLELLSWKTVSDVMKDKKVMKKILKEGESYERPDDGTVVQVKLIGKLEDGTIFVKKGHEEEPPFEFKIDEEQVIDGLDRAVKTMKKGEVALVTIQPEYAFGRSESQQDLATVPVNATVHYEVEMISFTKEKESWDMNTQEKIEAAWKKKEEGNAWFKAGKYERASRRYEKAAKFIEYDSSFTDEEKQQSKVLKISCKLNNAACKLKLKDYKEAEKLCSKVLELDGQNVKALYRRAQAYIQLVDLDLAEIDIKRALEIDPDNRDVKLEYKILKDKVREYNKKEAQFYSNIFAKMNKLEQTNSTVNRPNPNLFKSVVMVTLCLLLTVFLVCGVWYGNADGSKAGSNANDHR from the exons ATGGAGGAAGACTTTGAGTTCCCAACTGGAAGCAATAACATGGAACTCGAAGATGAAATGGACATGGGTATGCCAGACCCAGATGAAGCTGTTATCAAAGTGGGTGAAGAGAAGGAGATTGGCAAAAATGGGCTGAAAAAGAAGCTCGTTAAGGAAGGTGAAGGCTGGGATACCCCCAGTGCCGGTGATGAAGTTGAAG TGCATTACACTGGAACTTTAGTTGATGGAACCCAGTTTGATTCGAGCCGTGAGAGAGGGACTCCATTTAAGTTCAAGCTTGGCCAAg GGCAAGTAATTAAGGGATGGGATGAGGGCATCAAAACTATGAAAAAGGGTGAGAATGCTGTTTTCACTATACCTCCAGAGTTGGCGTATGGTGAATCTGGCTCTCCTCCAACTATTCCTCCCAATGCTACTCTTCAGTTTGATGTGGAGTTGCTATCTTGGACAAGTGTCAAAGACATATGCAAAGATGGAGGAatcttcaagaaaataattgttgagGGAGAAAAATGGGATAATCCCAAAGATCTCGATGAAGTATTTG TTAAGTATGAAGCGCGGCTTGAAAATGGCACGGTTGTCTCACAGTCTGATGGAGTTGAATTCACTGTTGGAGAAG GCTATTTCTGTCCCGCCTTGGCAAAGGCTgtgaaaacaatgaaaaaagggGAGAAAGTGTTGCTGACGGTGAAACCACAAT ATGGGTTTGGGGAGAATGGCAGGACAGCAGCAGGTGATGAAGGAGCTGTTCCTCCGAATGCTACCCTTGAGATAATGCTTGAGCTGCTTTCCTGGAAGACTGTGTCTGATGTTATGAAGGACAAGAAAGTCATGAAAAAGATCCTGAAGGAAGGAGAAAGTTATGAACGACCTGATGACGGGACTGTTGTTCAAG TGAAACTAATTGGGAAGCTGGAAGATGGGACTATCTTTGTGAAGAAGGGCCATGAAGAGGAGCCACCATTTGAGTTCAAGATAGATGAAG AGCAAGTTATTGATGGACTAGATAGAGCCGTAAAGACTATGAAGAAAGGGGAGGTTGCTCTGGTGACAATTCAACCAGAATATGCTTTTGGCCGATCTGAATCTCAACAAGACTTGGCTACTGTTCCTGTCAATGCAACAGTGCACTATGAAGTTGAGATGATCTCCTTCACCAAG GAAAAGGAATCTTGGGATATGAATACACAAGAGAAGATTGAAGCTGCgtggaagaagaaagaagaagggaaTGCATGGTTCAAGGCTGGCAAATATGAAAGAGCCTCAAGAAGATATGAGAAG GCAGCAAAGTTTATCGAGTATGACTCGTCTTTCACTGACGAGGAGAAGCAGCAATCAAAGGTGCTGAAAATTTCCTGCAAGCTTAACAATGCAGCGTGCAAGCTGAAGCTCAAGGACTACAAGGAAGCTGAGAAGCTCTGCTCCAAG GTGTTAGAGCTTGATGGTCAGAATGTGAAAGCCTTGTATAGGAGGGCTCAAGCGTATATACAGCTTGTCGATTTGGACCTGGCAGAGATAGACATTAAAAGGGCACTTGAAATTGACCCTGACAATAGG GACGTCAAGCTGGAGTACAAGATCCTGAAGGACAAAGTGAGAGAGTACAACAAGAAGGAAGCACAATTTTATAGCAACATTTTTGCGAAGATGAATAAGTTAGAGCAAACAAATTCAACTGTAAATAGGCCAAACCCTAATTTATTCAAGTCTGTTGTTATGGTGACATTGTGCCTGTTGTTGACTGTTTTTCTTGTGTGCGGTGTTTGGTATGGAAATGCAGATGGCAGCAAAGCAGGATCCAATGCCAATGACCATAGATAG
- the LOC118040630 gene encoding peptidyl-prolyl cis-trans isomerase FKBP62 isoform X2, which produces MEEDFEFPTGSNNMELEDEMDMGMPDPDEAVIKVGEEKEIGKNGLKKKLVKEGEGWDTPSAGDEVEVHYTGTLVDGTQFDSSRERGTPFKFKLGQGQVIKGWDEGIKTMKKGENAVFTIPPELAYGESGSPPTIPPNATLQFDVELLSWTSVKDICKDGGIFKKIIVEGEKWDNPKDLDEVFVKYEARLENGTVVSQSDGVEFTVGEGYFCPALAKAVKTMKKGEKVLLTVKPQYGFGENGRTAAGDEGAVPPNATLEIMLELLSWKTVSDVMKDKKVMKKILKEGESYERPDDGTVVQVKLIGKLEDGTIFVKKGHEEEPPFEFKIDEEQVIDGLDRAVKTMKKGEVALVTIQPEYAFGRSESQQDLATVPVNATVHYEVEMISFTKEKESWDMNTQEKIEAAWKKKEEGNAWFKAGKYERASRRYEKAAKFIEYDSSFTDEEKQQSKVLKISCKLNNAACKLKLKDYKEAEKLCSKVLELDGQNVKALYRRAQAYIQLVDLDLAEIDIKRALEIDPDNRDVKLEYKILKDKVREYNKKEAQFYSNIFAKMNKLEQTNSTMAAKQDPMPMTIDSKA; this is translated from the exons ATGGAGGAAGACTTTGAGTTCCCAACTGGAAGCAATAACATGGAACTCGAAGATGAAATGGACATGGGTATGCCAGACCCAGATGAAGCTGTTATCAAAGTGGGTGAAGAGAAGGAGATTGGCAAAAATGGGCTGAAAAAGAAGCTCGTTAAGGAAGGTGAAGGCTGGGATACCCCCAGTGCCGGTGATGAAGTTGAAG TGCATTACACTGGAACTTTAGTTGATGGAACCCAGTTTGATTCGAGCCGTGAGAGAGGGACTCCATTTAAGTTCAAGCTTGGCCAAg GGCAAGTAATTAAGGGATGGGATGAGGGCATCAAAACTATGAAAAAGGGTGAGAATGCTGTTTTCACTATACCTCCAGAGTTGGCGTATGGTGAATCTGGCTCTCCTCCAACTATTCCTCCCAATGCTACTCTTCAGTTTGATGTGGAGTTGCTATCTTGGACAAGTGTCAAAGACATATGCAAAGATGGAGGAatcttcaagaaaataattgttgagGGAGAAAAATGGGATAATCCCAAAGATCTCGATGAAGTATTTG TTAAGTATGAAGCGCGGCTTGAAAATGGCACGGTTGTCTCACAGTCTGATGGAGTTGAATTCACTGTTGGAGAAG GCTATTTCTGTCCCGCCTTGGCAAAGGCTgtgaaaacaatgaaaaaagggGAGAAAGTGTTGCTGACGGTGAAACCACAAT ATGGGTTTGGGGAGAATGGCAGGACAGCAGCAGGTGATGAAGGAGCTGTTCCTCCGAATGCTACCCTTGAGATAATGCTTGAGCTGCTTTCCTGGAAGACTGTGTCTGATGTTATGAAGGACAAGAAAGTCATGAAAAAGATCCTGAAGGAAGGAGAAAGTTATGAACGACCTGATGACGGGACTGTTGTTCAAG TGAAACTAATTGGGAAGCTGGAAGATGGGACTATCTTTGTGAAGAAGGGCCATGAAGAGGAGCCACCATTTGAGTTCAAGATAGATGAAG AGCAAGTTATTGATGGACTAGATAGAGCCGTAAAGACTATGAAGAAAGGGGAGGTTGCTCTGGTGACAATTCAACCAGAATATGCTTTTGGCCGATCTGAATCTCAACAAGACTTGGCTACTGTTCCTGTCAATGCAACAGTGCACTATGAAGTTGAGATGATCTCCTTCACCAAG GAAAAGGAATCTTGGGATATGAATACACAAGAGAAGATTGAAGCTGCgtggaagaagaaagaagaagggaaTGCATGGTTCAAGGCTGGCAAATATGAAAGAGCCTCAAGAAGATATGAGAAG GCAGCAAAGTTTATCGAGTATGACTCGTCTTTCACTGACGAGGAGAAGCAGCAATCAAAGGTGCTGAAAATTTCCTGCAAGCTTAACAATGCAGCGTGCAAGCTGAAGCTCAAGGACTACAAGGAAGCTGAGAAGCTCTGCTCCAAG GTGTTAGAGCTTGATGGTCAGAATGTGAAAGCCTTGTATAGGAGGGCTCAAGCGTATATACAGCTTGTCGATTTGGACCTGGCAGAGATAGACATTAAAAGGGCACTTGAAATTGACCCTGACAATAGG GACGTCAAGCTGGAGTACAAGATCCTGAAGGACAAAGTGAGAGAGTACAACAAGAAGGAAGCACAATTTTATAGCAACATTTTTGCGAAGATGAATAAGTTAGAGCAAACAAATTCAACT ATGGCAGCAAAGCAGGATCCAATGCCAATGACCATAGATAGCAAGGCTTAA